The Myxococcus virescens genome has a segment encoding these proteins:
- the cas4 gene encoding CRISPR-associated protein Cas4 has product MSADRETWVALSALQHLLYCERQAALIHVERQWREDVNTASGRLLHERVDLPGHDARVGRRVERAVLLGSQRLRVSGRADMVEYQRDATGAGWRPYPVEVKRGRRKAGEADRVQLCAQALCLEEMHGVDVPEGALFYGTEHKREVVRFDARLRQRTEDAIARMHEVLRRQEVPVVARAPRCDGCSLEPLCLPGVTAGQRSAQDFLSRWMDEAG; this is encoded by the coding sequence ATGAGCGCGGACCGCGAGACGTGGGTGGCGCTGTCGGCGCTCCAGCACCTGCTGTACTGCGAGCGGCAGGCGGCGCTCATCCACGTCGAGCGGCAATGGCGCGAGGACGTCAACACCGCCTCCGGCAGACTGCTGCACGAGCGCGTGGACCTGCCGGGGCATGACGCGCGGGTGGGACGGCGGGTGGAGCGGGCCGTGTTGCTGGGCTCGCAGCGGCTGCGCGTGTCCGGGCGCGCGGACATGGTCGAGTACCAGCGGGACGCGACGGGGGCCGGCTGGCGGCCCTATCCGGTGGAGGTGAAGCGCGGCCGGCGCAAGGCGGGTGAGGCGGACCGCGTGCAGCTCTGCGCGCAGGCGCTGTGCCTGGAGGAGATGCACGGCGTGGACGTTCCGGAGGGGGCGCTCTTCTATGGAACGGAGCACAAGCGTGAGGTGGTGCGCTTCGACGCGCGGCTCCGCCAGCGGACCGAGGACGCCATCGCGCGCATGCACGAGGTACTGCGCCGGCAGGAGGTGCCTGTCGTGGCGCGCGCGCCCCGATGTGACGGGTGCTCGCTGGAGCCGCTGTGCCTCCCTGGGGTGACGGCAGGGCAGCGGAGCGCCCAGGACTTCCTGTCGCGGTGGATGGACGAGGCCGGCTGA